The window GATATTAAATGCAACCAGGCACAGGGAATGCCTGCAATGAATGGTAGTGCTGAGGTTAGTGCTACTAAAAAGACTGTATATTCTAAGTATAAAATGGCCGGCGATTTCCAGGGCACTAAGTTCACAGTTGATTCAGAGTCTAAAGGTAAACTTACCGGACCTTGTAAATAGTATTAAATGCAAATTAATACGCCTAGCAGCTAAATGCTGCTAGGCGTAGGCAATTAAGTTTATACCGATAATAATTAGTATTATCAGCACCGCGATTCTAAACCTTTCATCAGATACCTTGTGACGCAACTTCCCGCCAAAATAAATTCCTGCAACTACGGGAATTATTCCAAATACGGAAAATTTCAATATCTCTGCATTTAGAAGGTCAAATTTACCAAACACAATTAAAAGAAATGTGATTGATATCGTAAAACCAATATTAATTGCATTAACGAGGCCATCTCGGTCAAGCTCTAAAGACAGCAGATAAGGAAGCATTGGTATAACCTGCGTCCCTGTAAGCCCGTTTAGAAAACCATTGGTAAGACCTATTGGAATTGCTAGCGCAGTTTCCTTTTTCCTCGGAATTGAAATCTCTACTTTAAAAAGCAGCAGCAGCGAGTATGCGATAGAAACCAATCCAAGAATGATTTTTACCAAGTAGTTTCCTACCATGCTGAGTAGCAGCACTCCAGCGTATATCCCTGGAAGTGCGCTTATATATAGCAGCCAAAATCTTCGCATGCTTTGTCTAAACCTTTTCGTCTGATAGATCATAATAAAATTGCTTGCCAAAGACGGGAGAACAACAAGCGGTATGGCATCTTCAAGCTTCATAAAAATTGCAATCACGGGAAGACAGCTGCTTACAAATCCAAGGCCGGTCAAGCCCTTAATAAATGCAGCCGCAAAGAATGATGAGTATACGATTATGAGTATTTGAGTGTCCATTTATAAATTGTTACGCATCGGGTTGAGGCATTGTATTAAAATAAGTCCAATGATATGCAATCTTATTTTCGCTCTTAGTTCTCATATTTGCTTAGACATTAAAGGCTTAACTCAGTATCATTTTATATTAGTAATGGATTCTAATGTGCTAGGCGGTTTTAAAAATATACATCTTATTATAAACCCGGTCTCTGGGCAAGGGGTAGTCCCAGTGGGTGAGATACGCTCAAAGTTCGATGTTCTTGGCGATAGACTAACTGTGCATGAGACGCAGCCTGACTTAAGTGCCCGCAAGATTGCTGAAGTTGCGGTAGTTCAGGGAGCTGATCTTGTTGCTGCATTTGGCGGCGATGGCACCATGCTTCAAGTCTCAGAAGGACTTATCGATACCGGGGTTCCTCTTGCAGTGATCCCCGGAGGAACAGCAAATGTGTTTGCAAATGAGCTTGAGATTTCAAACGACAAAATGGATGCGATCCATAATCTTCTTCATGAGAAAACTCACGTAAAAAAGATTGATGTCGGATGCGTTGGAGAAAAACACTTTTTATTAAGGCTCGGGATTGGTCTTGAGGCTGCAATGACTGTTATGACGGATCGAGAAGAAAAAGACAAGTACGGCTTTTGGGCATATATATGGACAGCGCTAAGGCTAGGACACAGAATGAAACAGGCACATTATCATCTTATACTAGATGGGAAAAGAAAAAGGGTGAAGGGAGTTACATGTGTTATATGCAATTCTGGAAATCTAGGTCTTCCTCGTGTAAAACTACTTCCCGATATAGACATATCTGACGGCAAATTAGATGTTGTCGTGGTAAGAGAGGCAAGCCTTTGGTCTGGTGCATCACTAG is drawn from Thermodesulfobacteriota bacterium and contains these coding sequences:
- a CDS encoding sulfite exporter TauE/SafE family protein — protein: MDTQILIIVYSSFFAAAFIKGLTGLGFVSSCLPVIAIFMKLEDAIPLVVLPSLASNFIMIYQTKRFRQSMRRFWLLYISALPGIYAGVLLLSMVGNYLVKIILGLVSIAYSLLLLFKVEISIPRKKETALAIPIGLTNGFLNGLTGTQVIPMLPYLLSLELDRDGLVNAINIGFTISITFLLIVFGKFDLLNAEILKFSVFGIIPVVAGIYFGGKLRHKVSDERFRIAVLIILIIIGINLIAYA
- a CDS encoding diacylglycerol kinase family protein: MDSNVLGGFKNIHLIINPVSGQGVVPVGEIRSKFDVLGDRLTVHETQPDLSARKIAEVAVVQGADLVAAFGGDGTMLQVSEGLIDTGVPLAVIPGGTANVFANELEISNDKMDAIHNLLHEKTHVKKIDVGCVGEKHFLLRLGIGLEAAMTVMTDREEKDKYGFWAYIWTALRLGHRMKQAHYHLILDGKRKRVKGVTCVICNSGNLGLPRVKLLPDIDISDGKLDVVVVREASLWSGASLAYHAIKGVFSNIKPHGERPCYSIYHHQANEVIVLSASHQLAARDGEDVGSEFPLKISIRHNALSVLIPEIRGFFD